A stretch of the Rodentibacter haemolyticus genome encodes the following:
- the rsxB gene encoding electron transport complex subunit RsxB has protein sequence MTVLLVVITLLALIFGAILGFASLKLKVEADPIVEKIDAVLPQSQCGQCGYPGCKPYAEAIANGDEITKCIPGGQPTVVKIAEILGVDVPAMEGGEEPIEMVAFIDENMCIGCTKCIQACPVDAIIGTNKAMHTIIPDLCTGCELCIAPCPTDCISMIPVKKNIDSWDWKFDAKLVIPVVNISNTDKKLVVGE, from the coding sequence ATGACCGTTTTACTCGTCGTAATCACCTTACTCGCCTTAATCTTTGGTGCGATTTTGGGTTTTGCATCCCTAAAATTAAAAGTAGAAGCAGATCCCATCGTAGAAAAAATCGATGCCGTATTGCCTCAAAGCCAATGCGGGCAATGCGGTTATCCCGGTTGCAAACCTTATGCGGAGGCAATTGCCAATGGTGATGAAATTACGAAATGTATTCCCGGCGGTCAACCGACCGTTGTAAAAATTGCAGAAATTTTGGGCGTGGATGTCCCTGCGATGGAGGGGGGAGAAGAACCCATCGAAATGGTGGCTTTTATTGATGAAAATATGTGTATCGGCTGCACTAAATGTATCCAAGCCTGTCCGGTAGATGCCATTATCGGCACAAACAAAGCAATGCACACCATCATTCCGGACCTCTGCACCGGCTGCGAACTTTGCATTGCCCCCTGCCCTACGGATTGTATTTCAATGATTCCCGTGAAAAAAAATATCGACAGTTGGGATTGGAAATTTGATGCCAAGCTAGTCATTCCGGTGGTAAACATCAGCAATACTGATAAAAAATTAGTTGTGGGGGAATAA
- the rsxA gene encoding electron transport complex subunit RsxA, with amino-acid sequence MTHYILLVIGTALINNFVLVKFLGLCPFMGVSKKIETAMGMGLATMFVLTVASLCAYLVDHYILLPLNATFLRTLVFILVIAVVVQFTEMVINKTSPTLYRLLGIFLPLITTNCAVLGVALLNVNLAHNLTESVIYGFGASLGFALVLVLFAALRERLIAADVPITFRGSSIALITAGLMSLAFMGFTGLVK; translated from the coding sequence ATGACACATTATATTTTATTGGTTATCGGTACAGCATTGATTAACAATTTCGTGTTAGTGAAATTTTTAGGGCTTTGTCCTTTTATGGGCGTATCGAAGAAAATTGAAACGGCGATGGGTATGGGATTGGCAACAATGTTTGTCTTAACCGTTGCATCGCTTTGTGCTTACTTAGTGGATCACTATATTTTACTGCCTTTAAATGCAACGTTTTTACGCACGCTTGTTTTTATCCTTGTTATTGCAGTTGTCGTACAATTTACTGAAATGGTGATCAATAAAACCAGTCCGACACTTTATCGTTTGCTTGGTATTTTTCTACCTTTGATTACGACAAACTGCGCGGTTTTAGGCGTAGCGTTGCTCAATGTAAATTTGGCGCACAATCTCACAGAATCCGTCATTTACGGCTTTGGTGCTTCTCTCGGTTTTGCGCTTGTTTTGGTGCTGTTCGCCGCACTACGTGAACGCCTCATTGCGGCGGATGTACCTATCACCTTTCGAGGTTCATCTATCGCCTTAATTACGGCAGGTTTAATGTCCCTTGCGTTTATGGGCTTTACGGGGCTCGTTAAATAA
- a CDS encoding type I restriction endonuclease subunit R, producing the protein MLITETTPITETNNFIILDKYTPIEQNGSYQTENDLERELIADLQNQGYEYLRDLNSQAKLLANVREQLQKLNNVQFSDSEWGRFVAEYLDKPSETLIDKTRKIHHDHIYDFVFDNGQIRNIYLVDKKQIARNSVQVINQFEQSGTHTNRYDVTILVNGLPLVQIELKKRGVAIREAFNQIHRYTKESFNTENSLFKFLQIFVISNGTDTRYFANTTQRNKNSFDFTMNWAKSDNTLIKDLKDFTATFLQKRTLLNVLFHYSVFDVSETLLIMRPYQIAATERILWKINSSYLARNWSNKESGGYIWHTTGSGKTLTSFKAARLATELEFIDKVFFVVDRKDLDYQTMKEYQRFSPDSVNGSESTAGLKRNLEKDDNKIIVTTIQKLNNLMKSEEKLPVYQQQVVFIFDECHRSQFGEAQRNLKKKFKKFYQFGFTGTPIFPENALGAETTAGVFGRELHSYIITDAIRDEKVLKFKVDYNDVRPKFKAFETEKNPEKLTALETKEALLHPERIKEISQYVLTHFKQKTHRLNGTGKGFNAMFAVSSVAAAKLYYDCFKLLQQAVEKPLKIATIFSFAANQEQDAIGDIADESFDPMNMQNPSDKAFLQSAINDYNAYFQTNYGVESREFQNYYRDLAKRVKNQEIDLLIVVGMFLTGFDAPTLNTLFVDKNLRYHGLIQAYSRTNRIFDTTKTFGNIVTFRDLEQATIDALQLFGKSNTRNIVLERSYQDYMQGYVDQTTGESKRGYIEVVKELQRCFPDPQKIETEQDKKAFVKLFGEYLRLENILQNYDEFHQPLSSPADDNVIAEPAAPYGFQDLSERATQDYRSTYNDIRDWLRKQHQGDKTDKQTLDWSDVVFEVDLLKSQEINLDYILELVFEHHQKHQNKPALIEEARRMIRASVGNRAKESLIVDFIHQTDLNRIPSKADIIEAFFLFAQGEMKKEADALIHSEQLNEPAAQRYLATSLKRQYASENGSDLNELLPKMSPLNPKFLTLKNNIFQKISAFVEKFKGVGGKL; encoded by the coding sequence ATGTTGATTACTGAAACCACCCCCATCACCGAAACCAACAACTTTATTATCCTCGATAAATACACGCCCATTGAGCAAAACGGTAGTTATCAAACAGAAAATGATTTGGAACGGGAGTTGATCGCTGATTTGCAGAATCAGGGCTATGAATACCTCAGGGATTTGAATAGTCAGGCGAAGTTGTTGGCGAATGTGCGGGAGCAGTTGCAGAAGCTGAATAATGTGCAATTTTCCGATAGTGAGTGGGGGCGGTTTGTGGCGGAATATTTGGATAAGCCAAGTGAAACCTTGATTGATAAGACCCGCAAAATTCATCACGACCATATCTATGATTTTGTGTTTGATAACGGGCAAATCCGCAATATTTATTTGGTAGATAAAAAACAGATTGCCCGTAATAGCGTGCAGGTCATCAATCAGTTTGAGCAAAGTGGCACACACACCAACCGCTATGATGTAACCATTTTGGTGAATGGCTTGCCGTTGGTGCAGATTGAGCTGAAAAAACGGGGCGTGGCTATTCGAGAGGCGTTTAATCAAATTCATCGTTACACTAAAGAAAGTTTTAATACGGAAAATTCCTTATTTAAGTTTTTGCAGATTTTTGTGATTTCCAACGGCACGGACACCCGTTATTTTGCCAACACTACCCAACGCAATAAAAATAGCTTTGATTTCACAATGAATTGGGCGAAATCGGACAATACGCTGATTAAGGATTTAAAAGATTTTACTGCCACTTTTTTGCAAAAACGCACATTATTAAATGTACTGTTTCATTATTCGGTGTTTGATGTGAGCGAGACGCTGTTGATTATGCGACCCTACCAAATTGCCGCTACAGAGCGGATTTTATGGAAAATCAACAGTTCCTATTTAGCGAGAAATTGGAGCAATAAGGAAAGCGGCGGTTATATTTGGCACACAACAGGCTCTGGTAAAACCTTAACCAGTTTTAAGGCGGCACGGTTGGCGACCGAGCTTGAGTTTATCGACAAAGTATTTTTCGTAGTGGATCGCAAAGATTTAGACTATCAAACGATGAAAGAATACCAGCGTTTTTCGCCCGATAGCGTAAACGGCTCGGAAAGCACGGCAGGCTTAAAACGCAATTTGGAAAAAGACGATAATAAAATCATTGTTACCACCATTCAAAAACTGAATAATCTAATGAAATCGGAAGAAAAATTGCCGGTTTATCAACAACAGGTGGTGTTTATCTTTGATGAATGCCATCGCTCTCAATTTGGCGAAGCACAACGCAATCTAAAGAAAAAATTTAAAAAATTCTATCAATTCGGGTTTACCGGCACGCCAATATTCCCTGAAAATGCCTTAGGGGCGGAAACCACTGCCGGCGTATTTGGGCGAGAACTGCATTCCTACATTATCACCGATGCCATTCGGGATGAAAAAGTGTTGAAATTCAAGGTAGATTACAACGATGTGCGACCAAAATTTAAGGCGTTTGAAACGGAAAAAAATCCCGAAAAACTGACCGCACTTGAGACCAAAGAAGCCCTATTACACCCAGAACGGATTAAAGAAATCAGCCAATATGTGCTGACCCATTTCAAGCAGAAAACCCACCGCCTAAACGGCACGGGGAAAGGCTTTAATGCGATGTTTGCGGTAAGCAGTGTGGCGGCAGCCAAACTCTATTACGATTGCTTTAAACTGCTGCAACAAGCGGTGGAAAAACCGTTAAAAATTGCCACGATTTTCTCTTTTGCCGCCAATCAGGAACAAGATGCCATCGGCGATATTGCCGATGAAAGTTTTGACCCGATGAATATGCAAAATCCTTCCGATAAAGCGTTTTTGCAGTCGGCGATCAATGATTATAACGCTTATTTTCAAACCAATTACGGCGTGGAAAGTCGGGAATTTCAAAATTATTATCGGGATTTGGCAAAACGGGTTAAAAATCAGGAAATCGACCTGTTAATCGTGGTAGGAATGTTTTTAACCGGTTTTGATGCCCCTACGCTCAATACGTTATTTGTGGATAAAAACCTACGTTATCACGGCTTAATTCAAGCCTATTCCCGCACCAATCGTATTTTTGATACCACCAAAACCTTCGGCAATATTGTTACTTTCCGAGATTTAGAACAAGCCACCATTGATGCACTTCAACTGTTCGGCAAGAGCAATACCCGCAATATTGTGTTGGAACGCAGTTATCAAGATTATATGCAAGGTTATGTGGATCAAACCACCGGCGAAAGTAAACGGGGTTATATTGAAGTGGTCAAAGAGTTGCAACGCTGTTTCCCTGATCCGCAGAAGATTGAAACAGAGCAGGATAAAAAAGCGTTTGTCAAATTATTTGGCGAATATCTCCGCCTTGAAAATATTTTGCAAAATTATGATGAATTTCATCAGCCGCTAAGCTCACCTGCGGATGATAATGTGATTGCCGAGCCAGCCGCCCCTTACGGATTTCAGGATTTATCGGAAAGAGCCACACAGGATTATCGTTCCACATATAATGACATTCGGGATTGGCTACGCAAACAACATCAAGGGGACAAAACAGACAAGCAAACGCTGGATTGGAGCGATGTGGTATTTGAAGTGGATTTGCTGAAATCCCAAGAAATCAATCTGGACTATATTTTAGAACTGGTCTTTGAACATCATCAAAAACACCAAAATAAACCCGCCTTGATTGAAGAAGCTCGCCGAATGATTCGAGCCAGTGTTGGCAATCGGGCAAAAGAAAGCCTGATTGTGGATTTTATTCATCAAACGGATTTAAATCGCATTCCAAGCAAAGCAGATATTATCGAAGCCTTTTTCCTATTCGCCCAAGGTGAAATGAAAAAAGAAGCCGATGCCTTAATCCATTCGGAACAACTCAACGAACCCGCTGCCCAACGTTATCTGGCAACTTCTCTTAAACGGCAATATGCCAGCGAAAACGGCTCGGATTTAAACGAACTGTTACCGAAAATGAGCCCGCTGAATCCCAAATTCCTTACCTTGAAAAACAATATTTTCCAAAAGATTAGTGCTTTTGTGGAGAAGTTTAAAGGAGTCGGGGGAAAGCTATAA
- a CDS encoding adenylate/guanylate cyclase domain-containing protein produces the protein MSEYDYKQGKNRVETILNNYMQVEEKDKLPCDDNFTFENGYLSWVTAIFVDIRDSTSLFTNYNKEIVAKLIRSFTSEVIEILRDDNMIRDIGIRGDCVYAIYTTPYEDDVLECANKTFYVNTFINMFNKLLSQKGFPTIKVGIGMATDKELVVKTGRKGVGINDKVWIGRAVTMASNLSGIGEKDSDHRLIYSSLSYDNFLNKLKKRNVEAIRWFKQDYYGFNKIFKANIIISEFNNWIESDFS, from the coding sequence ATGTCTGAATACGATTATAAACAAGGTAAGAACAGAGTAGAAACTATTCTTAATAATTATATGCAAGTTGAAGAAAAAGATAAACTTCCTTGTGATGATAATTTCACTTTTGAAAATGGATATTTATCTTGGGTAACTGCCATATTTGTTGATATTAGAGATTCGACTTCGCTTTTTACAAATTACAATAAAGAGATTGTCGCAAAATTAATCAGGTCATTTACTTCAGAAGTTATTGAGATTTTAAGAGATGATAATATGATTCGAGACATAGGTATTAGGGGAGATTGTGTATATGCGATATATACAACGCCATATGAGGATGATGTACTAGAATGTGCAAATAAAACATTTTACGTAAACACTTTTATAAACATGTTTAATAAGTTATTAAGCCAAAAAGGATTCCCTACAATTAAAGTAGGAATTGGTATGGCGACAGATAAAGAACTGGTGGTAAAAACAGGACGCAAGGGAGTTGGCATAAACGATAAAGTATGGATCGGACGAGCAGTAACTATGGCATCAAATTTATCTGGTATAGGAGAAAAAGATAGTGATCATAGATTGATATATTCTAGTTTATCTTATGATAATTTTTTAAATAAATTAAAGAAAAGAAATGTAGAGGCTATAAGGTGGTTTAAACAAGATTATTATGGATTCAATAAAATATTCAAAGCCAATATAATAATATCAGAATTCAATAACTGGATTGAATCTGATTTTTCTTAA